The following nucleotide sequence is from Methylocella sp..
TTGAAGCAGATGCTTCTTTCGTGGGCGGGGCGAATGATCAAATCCGAGCTCGTGCAGCGCATTGCCGATCGAAATCCGCATCTCTATTTGCGTGACGTCGAGAAGATCGTCAACGCGATCCTTGATGAGATCACCAACGCGCTGGCGCGCGGCGATCGGGTGGAACTGCGCGGATTTGGGGCCTTTTCGGTCAAGCACCGGGATGCAAGGGTTGGGCGCAATCCGAGAACCGGCGCGCATGTTTCGGTCGATGAAAAGGCGGTTCCCTTTTTCAAAACGGGCAAGGAAATGCGCGAGCGCCTTAACGATGGCTATGGCGACTGACGCCCGGCCGCAGCCGCTTCTGGCCTCGATCGAACAAGGCGCATTTCAATCTTTCTGGCGGGCCTGAATGAAAACATTCTTGAAGCTGCTCTTTCTCATCCCCATCATTGTAGTCGCAGGCGCGGCGGCTCTCGCTAACCGCCAGCTGGTGACGATATTTTTTGATCCTTTCCCCGATAGCAGCGCGTCGGGTCCGCAGATCGAGGCTCCATTATTCCTCGTCTTGTTCGCGGCCTTGATGATTGGCGTTTTCATTGGAGGCGTCGCCACCTGGATTGAACAAGGGAAAAATCGTCGCGACGCGCGCAGAACCAGAGCCGAACTCAGACGTTTGTCTGCGGAGCGCGCCCGGCTCGGCTTGCAGCCGTCGAGCGGAAATCGCACAAACGGTTAGTTGCGCGGCTGCGGCATCGCGAACGCATCCGTTCCTGCTTTAGGCTGACCATGAGCATCATCGTTAAAATCTGCGGACTCGCAACTCCGGGGGCGCTCGGCGCCGCGCTCGACGTTGGCGCGGACATGGTCGGCTTTGTCTTTTTCGACAGAAGTCCAAGGCATGTCTCCCTGGAGCAGGTGGCCAGCTTAAGCGCGCTCGTCGGCGGCGGCGCGGCGAAGGTTTTGTTGACCGTCGACGCCGATGACGCCTCGTTGGCGGCGGCCATCGGGGCGCTTGAACCTTCGTATCTTCAATTGCACGGAGGGGAGACGCCGGAGCGGGTGGCTGCGATCCGCTCGAGCTTCGGGCTCAAGGTCATCAAGGCGATTGCGATTGGCGAGAGCGCCGACTTGGCTCAAATCCGGCGCTATGACGCCATCGCCGATATGCTGTTGCTCGATGCGAAGCCAAAGCCTAACTCCGAGCGTCCTGGCGGCAATGGATTAGGTTTCGACTGGAGTTTGCTCGCAGGGTTCGAGATGAAAAAACCGTGGCTGCTCGCCGGCGGTCTCGACGCCGCCAATGTCGCGCGCGCGCTCGCCCTGACCGGCGCGCCGGGGGTTGATGTCTCTTCCGGCGTCGAGAGCGCGCCGGGCGTGAAGGATTCGGCCAAAATCGCGCAGTTCATCGAGGAGGCGCGGGCGGCGCAAAATGGCGAGCGACGCAATGGACTTGGTTTAGCGCGGCGAAGCGTCTAATCATGCGCCAGCTTTTGCGGTTTCAGGCGACGCCGGCGCCGGCCCGCGACCACCACAGGCAACATAAAGGCTGACGCGTGTTCGTCCAAAAACCCAATTCCTACCGCAGCGGACCTGATGAGCGCGGCCATTTTGGCCTGTTCGGCGGTCGATTCGTCGCCGAAACCCTTATGCCGCTGATTCTCGATCTCGAGCGCCATTATGAGGCGGCCAAAAAGGACCCCGCCTTTAAGGCGGAACTCGATGGTCTGCTGACCCATTATGTCGGGCGCCCGAGCCCGCTCTATTACGCCGAGCGGATGACCGAACATTTGCGCCAGAAAGCAGCTGCGTCCGGATCGAAGGGCGGGGCAAAGATCTATTTCAAGCGCGAGGAGCTGAACCATACCGGCGCGCATAAGATCAATAATGTGCTCGGCCAGATCCTGCTTGCGCGCCGCATGGGCAAAACGCGGATCATCGCCGAGACCGGCGCGGGGCAGCACGGCGTCGCGACGGCGACCGCTTGCGCCAGATTCGGGCTCGAATGCGTCGTCTTCATGGGGGCTGTCGATGTCGAGCGGCAAAAGCCCAATGTCTTCCGAATGAAATTGCTGGGCGCCAAGGTCGTCCCGGTCGAAGCGGGGGCCAAGACGCTCAAGGACGCGATGAATGAGGCGTTGCGCGATTGGGTCACCAATGTCGCGAATACCTTCTATTGCATTGGGACCGCGGCCGGCCCGCACCCCTATCCCGCCATGGTCCGCGATTTCCAATGCATCATCGGTGATGAAACCAAGCAACAGATGCTTGCCGCTGAAGGCAGATTGCCGGACTCGCTGTTCGCCTGCATCGGCGGCGGCTCCAATGCGATCGGCCTGTTTCATCCATTTCTCGATGATCCAAACGTCGAGATCTATGGCGTCGAGGCGGCTGGCTTTGGCCTCGACAAGAAACACGCCGCCTCGCTCGCAGGCGGGCGGCCGGGCGTCCTGCACGGCAACCGCACCTATCTGTTGATGGATGCCGACGGGCAGATCGAGGAGGGCCATTCGATCTCGGCCGGCCTC
It contains:
- a CDS encoding integration host factor subunit beta, yielding MIKSELVQRIADRNPHLYLRDVEKIVNAILDEITNALARGDRVELRGFGAFSVKHRDARVGRNPRTGAHVSVDEKAVPFFKTGKEMRERLNDGYGD
- a CDS encoding LapA family protein translates to MKTFLKLLFLIPIIVVAGAAALANRQLVTIFFDPFPDSSASGPQIEAPLFLVLFAALMIGVFIGGVATWIEQGKNRRDARRTRAELRRLSAERARLGLQPSSGNRTNG
- the trpB gene encoding tryptophan synthase subunit beta produces the protein MFVQKPNSYRSGPDERGHFGLFGGRFVAETLMPLILDLERHYEAAKKDPAFKAELDGLLTHYVGRPSPLYYAERMTEHLRQKAAASGSKGGAKIYFKREELNHTGAHKINNVLGQILLARRMGKTRIIAETGAGQHGVATATACARFGLECVVFMGAVDVERQKPNVFRMKLLGAKVVPVEAGAKTLKDAMNEALRDWVTNVANTFYCIGTAAGPHPYPAMVRDFQCIIGDETKQQMLAAEGRLPDSLFACIGGGSNAIGLFHPFLDDPNVEIYGVEAAGFGLDKKHAASLAGGRPGVLHGNRTYLLMDADGQIEEGHSISAGLDYPGIGPEHSWLKESGRVTYLSATDAEALKAFQLCAQLEGIIPALEPAHALAKVADIAPQKPQDHLLVVNISGRGDKDIFTVADHLGGM
- a CDS encoding phosphoribosylanthranilate isomerase; protein product: MSIIVKICGLATPGALGAALDVGADMVGFVFFDRSPRHVSLEQVASLSALVGGGAAKVLLTVDADDASLAAAIGALEPSYLQLHGGETPERVAAIRSSFGLKVIKAIAIGESADLAQIRRYDAIADMLLLDAKPKPNSERPGGNGLGFDWSLLAGFEMKKPWLLAGGLDAANVARALALTGAPGVDVSSGVESAPGVKDSAKIAQFIEEARAAQNGERRNGLGLARRSV